From Anopheles funestus chromosome 3RL, idAnoFuneDA-416_04, whole genome shotgun sequence, a single genomic window includes:
- the LOC125767059 gene encoding uncharacterized protein LOC125767059, whose product MRQIGMEIEDPLKRIQEEINEVTRREQELREGHRTGSEERNGLDLNDDNLSTGNSDDSGLSLSPTPVHSPSVSNLKDKLEQNGKESHQRREEEQQRRAFILPSPKTLTRARSTPQLFHTSTPPRRFNPNPNQRGIMQKFIASRGRLSKLAANGAQSGPVANVPQMMTTVASTKADPIVPSVDLNRSHLMILPTAISTPPAIERDSNGKPIRRGYVPVEEKIQRELRDLKSRECELKRIRKINRNASQSDLLDMNYDGFESSEELSDEDNTDEPIYPLARKLRSTKSISELCDALTNSSLSPRETPSPLFESRSRMGNGCGGGMRPAMSLAQLCDLDPQEAPSSHKLIAQWESLIQQKQQR is encoded by the exons ATCGAAGACCCACTGAAGCGGATACAGGAGGAGATCAATGAGGTGACGCGCCGTGAGCAGGAACTGCGCGAAGGCCACCGAACGGGTTCGGAGGAACGAAACGGGCTGGACCTGAACGATGACAATCTTTCAACGGGCAACTCGGACGATTCGGGACTCTCGCTGTCGCCTACGCCAGTGCATTCGCCCTCAGTGTCTAACCTGAAGGACAAACTCGAGCAGAACGGCAAGGAGTCGCACCAACGGCGCGAAGAGGAGCAACAGCGCCGGGCATTCATTTTACCGAGCCCAAAAACGCTAACAAGGGCACGTTCCACGCCGCAGCTTTTCCACACGTCAACGCCACCGAGACGGTTCAATCCGAACCCGAACCAGCGCGGCATTATGCAGAAGTTCATCGCTTCACGCGGACGGCTCAGTAAGCTGGCGGCAAACGGAGCTCAATCCGGACCGGTTGCGAACGTGCCGCAGATGATGACTACCGTAGCCAGCACGAAAGCAGATCCAATCGTG cCTTCGGTCGATCTGAACCGTTCACATCTGATGATTTTGCCGACGGCCATCTCCACACCGCCTGCAATTGAGCGCGACTCCAATGGTAAACCGATACGCCGTGGTTACGTCCCGGTCGAGGAGAAGATCCAACGCGAGCTGCGTGATCTTAAGTCACGCGAATGTGAACTAAAACGGATCCGTAAGATAAATCGGAACGCATCGCAGTCTGATCTGCTGGACATGAACTATGATGG CTTCGAATCGAGCGAGGAACTGTCGGATGAAGATAATACGGACGAACCGATCTATCCGCTGGCGAGAAAGCTTCGGTCGACTAAATCGATTAGTGAACTGTGTGATGCCCTAACCAACTCTAGTCTTTCGCCGAG GGAAACTCCTTCGCCATTGTTCGAAAGCCGCTCGCGAATGGGCAACGGATGCGGTGGCGGTATGCGGCCAGCAATGTCATTGGCCCAGCTCTGCGATCTTGACCCGCAGGAGGCACCTTCGTCGCACAAATTGATCGCCCAATGGGAAAGTTTGATtcaacagaaacaacaacgaTAG